A single window of Malus sylvestris chromosome 5, drMalSylv7.2, whole genome shotgun sequence DNA harbors:
- the LOC126620733 gene encoding probable serine/threonine-protein kinase PBL26: MSCFSCFSSHEKKSSNTRSNSGRRAQLPTTVSQKEHNVPPAQQPRPPPAEVPKPKPTPPAENPAANAHNVNKEPVNHNNIAAQTFTFRELATATKNFRQECLIGEGGFGRVYKGKLDKIEQVVAVKQLDRNGLQGNREFLVEVLMLSLLHHENLVNLIGYCADGDQRLLVYEYMPLGSVEDHLLDLPEGQTPLDWFKRMRIALGAAKGLEYLHDEANPPVIYRDLKSSNILLDADFNAKLSDFGLAKLGPIGDKTHVSSRVMGTYGYCAPEYQRTGQLTVKSDVYSFGVVLLELITGRRAVDTTLSTREQNLVAWAQPVFKDPNRYPELADPLLQGNFPVRALNQAMAVAAMCLHEEAPVRPLISDVVSALSVLGTGPDTAASPISSLPSPSPDQTMVINEDSQLEDSVTERQRAVAEAMEWGSCSRHNGVAASRCGSTSSL, translated from the exons ATGAGTTGCTTTTCTTGCTTTTCATCCCATGAAAAGAAATCATCTAACACAAGATCAAATAGTGGGAGGAGAGCACAATTGCCTACCACTGTTTCTCAGAAGGAACACAATGTTCCACCAGCACAACAGCCTCGGCCGCCCCCAGCTG AAGTTCCTAAACCAAAACCTACACCACCAGCTGAGAATCCAGCAGCCAATGCCCATAATGTCAACAAAGAACCCGTAAACCACAACAACATTGCTGCGCAAACTTTCACATTCCGGGAATTAGCGACAGCGACGAAGAACTTCAGGCAAGAATGCCTCATTGGAGAGGGCGGATTTGGAAGAGTTTACAAGGGAAAACTTGACAAAATAGAACAGGTTGTGGCTGTGAAGCAACTTGACAGGAATGGCTTGCAAGGAAACCGAGAGTTTCTTGTCGAGGTGTTGATGTTGAGCCTCTTACACCACGAAAATTTAGTAAATCTTATCGGATATTGCGCAGATGGTGATCAGAGACTTCTTGTCTACGAGTACATGCCCTTGGGATCTGTGGAAGACCATTTACTAG ATCTTCCGGAAGGCCAGACGCCACTAGATTGGTTCAAAAGAATGAGAATAGCTCTGGGAGCTGCCAAGGGACTAGAATACTTGCATGACGAGGCAAATCCACCTGTTATCTACCGCGATTTAAAATCTTCCAACATTTTACTCGACGCTGATTTCAATGCAAAACTCTCTGATTTCGGGTTAGCTAAGCTTGGACCTATTGGAGACAAGACTCATGTATCTTCAAGAGTAATGGGAACATATGGTTATTGTGCCCCAGAGTACCAAAGAACAGGACAGCTCACGGTCAAGTCTGATGTTTACAGTTTCGGAGTTGTTTTATTGGAATTGATCACTGGAAGGAGAGCAGTTGACACCACACTATCAACCAGGGAGCAAAATCTAGTTGCTTGG GCACAACCAGTATTCAAGGATCCTAATAGGTATCCAGAACTTGCTGATCCACTTCTTCAAGGAAACTTTCCTGTGAGAGCACTAAATCAAGCCATGGCAGTTGCAGCAATGTGCCTCCACGAGGAAGCACCTGTTCGTCCCTTGATAAGCGATGTGGTCAGTGCTCTTAGTGTCCTCGGAACTGGTCCGGACACTGCTGCCTCGCCTATAAGCAGCCTTCCCTCTCCATCACCGGATCAAACAATGGTCATAAACGAGGATTCTCAGCTCGAAGACAGTGTAACCGAACGCCAACGCGCTGTGGCAGAAGCCATGGAATGGGGTTCGTGCTCAaggcacaatggagtggcaGCATCACGGTGTGGAAGTACTTCTTCCTTGTAA
- the LOC126620734 gene encoding thiamine-repressible mitochondrial transport protein THI74-like — protein MKTEVWKWVLGLIYIFAVASIWIAASFVVQSVVDAGVSPFLITYICNSLFVIYIPLVEIGRYLEDNFEGFWIWRSRKSSPLQRLGESEQITLLEETDGVVIADAEEGEVNLGVEPKVVSYELVGISATQDNVTETVDKQVDGKGRWTRTRVAKVSLLISPFWFFAQLTFNLSLKYTTVTSNTILSSSSSLFTFLVSLVFLGEKFTLVKLISVLLCMGGTIIVSLGDSRTALSAIASNPLLGDILALVSAALYSVYITLIRKKLPDEDDEKSGRASMAQFLGFLGLSNLLIFLPVALILHFSKLEPFYMLTWEQVGLIVGKGLLDNVLSDYLWAKAVLLTTTTVATAGLTIQVPLAAIVDSMTGHAPHFADYLGAGAVMIGFAGINIPSDAFNRPKGAVLVLENENLSETSEGRNASGTGRPVSAAPS, from the exons ATGAAAACTGAAGTTTGGAagtgggttttgggtttgataTACATATTTGCTGTTGCATCCATCTGGATAGCTGCCAGTTTCGTAGTGCAGTCGGTTGTAGATGCCGGTGTGTCCCCGTTCCTCATCACATACATATGCAATTCTCTGTTTGTGATCTACATTCCCTTGGTTGAAATCGGGCGGTATTTGGAAGATAATTTTGAGGGGTTTTGGATTTGGAGAAGTAGGAAGAGTAGCCCTTTGCAAAGGTTAGGAGAGTCGGAGCAAATCACTCTCCTTGAGGAGACTGATGGAGTTGTGATAGCGGATGCGGAAGAGGGGGAAGTTAATCTTGGTGTAGAACCGAAAGTTGTATCATACGAGCTTGTTGGGATTTCAGCAACTCAAGACAATGTCACTGAAACGGTAGATAAGCAAGTGGATGGAAAAGGGCGCTGGACACGAACTCGAGTGGCTAAAGTTAGCCTACTGATTTCCCCGTTTTGGTTTTTTGCACAGCTGACTTTCAATTTGTCATTGAAGTATACTACCGTTACA TCGAATACCATCTTAAGCAGTTCATCCAGCCTTTTCACCTTTTTGGTCTCCCTAGTATTCTTAGGGGAGAAGTTTACTTTGGTTAAGCTTATTAGCGTTCTTCTTTGCATGGGAGGAACGATAATTGTCAGCCTTGGTGACTCACGAACTGCTCTAAGTGCAATTGCTTCAAACCCTCTCCTCGGAGACATACTTGCTCTTGTCTCGGCGGCCTTATATTCTGTCTATATTACCCTCATTCGCAAGAAATTAcctgatgaagatgatgaaaaaaGCGGCCGTGCCAGTATGGCTCAGTTTCTAGGATTTCTGGGGCTTTCCAaccttcttatttttcttccggTTGCCCTTATACTTCATTTCTCAAAGCTAGAGCCGTTTTATATGCTTACATGGGAGCAGGTTGGTCTCATCGTTGGTAAAG GTTTGCTGGATAATGTTCTGAGTGACTACTTATGGGCCAAGGCCGTTCTTCTAACAACCACCACGGTAGCAACAGCCGGTCTGACGATCCAGGTTCCATTGGCGGCAATTGTGGACTCGATGACTGGCCATGCTCCTCATTTTGCTGATTATCTTGGAGCAGGGGCTGTCATGATCGGATTCGCTGGCATAAACATTCCTTCCGATGCTTTTAACAGACCAAAAGGAGCTGTACTTGTGTTAGAGAACGAAAATCTCAGCGAGACCAGTGAAGGTCGCAATGCATCGGGCACGGGAAGGCCGGTTTCAGCTGCCCCTTCATAG